Genomic window (Rosa chinensis cultivar Old Blush chromosome 6, RchiOBHm-V2, whole genome shotgun sequence):
TTAGCTGTTAAGTGCCAAATATTAGATATAGTAGAATATATATTACACAGAATTATACCAGAGCATCATATAATGCAgctggtatatatatatacaacgtTTACAAATTAAAGCCTGATTATGGAGGAACTGCATAAACGTACTATAACTTCATCGATCACTCAAGTAGTTATGAAAGATAGAATAAGCACTGCTGGTGTGATTAATTAGGGCAAACTATCTGTGAAGGTAGTATGTACTCTTCTTTTCGGCATTAACTTGTCGAACTTTTGAATCAGAATTTCTAGGAGACGCAAGGTTTGCAGCAGCAACAGAAGGGTCACGACGAAGGACCACGCAATTATACCGTACTTGATCACTATGTCTACACTGCTCTCCTGACTTTTTGGCgtgaaaatgaaaatcgattCGGCGTAAGTAATAGCCATGGATGTGATCGCCAAGTTCATAATGGCTGTTAAAAGCCACATGAAAAATCTGTGGTGGAAAGGAAACCGTGTGATCAGCAGCAAAATGATGCTTAGGGAGGCAATGAAACCAATGGTGTTGATAGAGAGGTAGTAGGAGTATTGTGTTGGGTATTTGAAAGCCATGATTGCTTGTCCTGCCTGGTGATCCGGCGAGTCGTCTTGCCAAAGCCCACCGGGAGGGTTGAGCCCAGATTGAAACGCCATGGTTGCGATCAGTGATGCTACAACCATCAACGCGTCTCTCCTCTTTGAAATCCTTTCCACCTGCCCGGGCTTACTCAAGTTGTGTGTATTATTAGCGCTTGTATATTCAGTAGTTCTGTGTGAGAGCAAGTTCATCATGATGTGGTTACTGTTGGTGCTTCTCTGTGGACTAGTTCTTAAGGCTCCAGCTCCTCGGAGGCACTCTGAGATGTCGAAATCTTTCACATCTCTACGACTTTGTGTGAGAATGTCAAGTGCTGTGAAACCGTTTGCATTTACAGCATTCACCTCTGCTCTACCATACATAAGCAAAAACCTTACTGTCTGCAAGTTTGAAATGCATGAATGTTTAGTTCACCAAGCATTACATAGTACAACAATGAAGAGTCACACCTTCACATATTGGTATGTACGTGGTTTACTACTAGCGTTAAGAGCTATTACGTACAAATATACAATCAATTAGATAAAACTTCACATGTACCTAATGACGGATatggttaattagttaattagagTCTCACTGCTTacaaaaaatcacaatataataAAATTATGCAATTCTGCATGTACATAGATACAGTCATACAGAGATGCACACagatatatagagatatagatatacacacacacacagacaatTCCGTATATTAATACGTAACGACCCAACAAATTAATTAACACATGATAATGATAAGTGATGAAGATCATATTTAAAAATTACTACATACTTATATACAATACAGGTGGTGCAGCGTtaaacaagtttttttttttttttttgcttttctttatACATATACGAGCAATTAACCTAGCTTGCTTGTCAATAGGTTGACTTTACAACCAGCCACAGTTACATACCTCAATCTGTTTGTCACCGACTGCCAGGTGCAAGATGGTCATTCCATAATCATCATTAGCATTCACAAATTGATCGTAATCATCCATAATCTCCACCAGAACCTTAATAGCCTCCAGCTGATTATGTTTCACGCATAAATGGAACACAGTCCCTCCCTCGTCCACAGTTGCCCTGGCAGCACTAGGAGCCTCTCTGATCAAATCCCTCAACACTCCAACCCGGCCTTTCATGGCAGCAAGGTGGATGGGGTTTCTTCCATCTCGATCGCATACATGGCACATGTCAGGGTTAACCCTCAACAGCTCTCTCACTATTCCCAGATACCCTTTTGCCGATGCCAAGTGAAGAGGCGAGGATCGTTTCGAATCCAGCTCCTGTGCAAGTTCAGGTTTCCGGCGCAAAATCTCCTTCGTGAAATCGAGGTGGCCAAGCATGGCTGCTACATGCAGAGGAGTCTCGGAGAAACTATCGACGACGAACCTGTCAAGGGCCAGTCTATCTTGGTTGAGCAAATCTGTTAGGGTTGTCAGATTGCCTTCTAGTGCTGCCTCATAAAGCAAGTTTCCCATGCCTTCCATGGTGTATTGTACGTGTTCTATTAGGACTTGCGTACTTGGTTTATATAGAGACTAAGCAGCTTCCGGACCCTAGTATTAATTTCTTGCTGACAATAGAGGGAATTTCTTTGAAAATGGGCGAGAATTTTTTATGCTTTCAGCATTCTTAAATCTGTGTACTACTTAGGAGGGGGCTATCTGATGAGATGACCATTTCAAGCTCCATATATAGTATATCACTCATTAAACCTTTTATATGACTAATTAAGTGAAGTCTAACACTCAACCAATCTTGTACAAATCTTAAGAATAAGAGTAAAACTAAATATATGCATCTAAAATATAACATTTGACATGATGCTACCGAGTGCTTGACAAATCTTTTTATCATTTACAACGGCCACGAACCGCACCTTCAGTTTAGGTCCGGCTCTCTCTTTGATTGGCTAGTCAAGACTGGTAGTCATAACCGAAAACATGATCTGATTTTGGCCGTGGATATGAATGGCCGGGGATGTCTAGCTTTGGTCATGGAGATCTGGTTCTCGCATAAAAAATTCTTCTCGCAAACATGTTGATTCTTAGCAGCTTATTTTAGTTACAACCAAAACTTCAACTTGCTAGAACCGAGTCCATCCCTATTTGAGAGGTTGTAAACTATCGTCTATTTAGACTTAATCTTAATCTTATTCCCTACCGCTATTGACACTTCTCCGAACATGATAGCAAGATTCAAATTCATTTTTACACAAACACAAGAATGACACAGAGACTCACGATTACAATGCTAGTAACTCGTTTTTGATATGTCAATACTCTCATATATAGGCTTCTAGTTAGGTGCTAAGAGTCGGGTCACAAACAAGAGCCTTGTTGGTTTCTTTGTAGCTCTGGGCTGCATTATGATGTGACTTGGCCCAATAAAGGAAAGCGCGAGCTCTGCATGATTAGTTGAAGGTTTGTTGTATTGAACTTGGAAAATTTATTTGTACAAATGAATGGCATGCACATTGTATTAACAAAGGTCGGGCAGTTGCGTATTATCcaaaaacaagaaggaaaaaaagttaGGCATTGGTCAAATTTATAATTTGGCATGTTTGACatgttagagcatctccaacagtgaaGCTATCTTCATAGCTAAAAGTAGCTAAAACTGGAATATAGTTAGTTAAATATTGAGTTGTGCTTCAGCAAAATACATAAATCTCAAGTTAAATTGaacttttagttaaattctctcttctctctagctaaatatagttaGGTCTTTTAGCTGAAGCTAAAttaaatttagcttttgtttAGCTAGTCTGCTGGATATCAAACTCAGCCTAAAATtagttaaatttcaattttttttttttaaataagtattttgttggagatgcccttaggAATGTCCTAATGTaggtgttttatttattttatcagTAATTGATGACAGTTTAATAAGTCCCCCcctccagaaaaaaaaaaagtttaatttaATAGCTATTTCTATCCAATTACATGTTAGGTTGATTTTCAAACCTTTGTCAAGGCTGAGCCATGATTACAATTCAAAGATGTACGTGGCTATCAAACATAAAGTAATTGAGAAGTTTCTCT
Coding sequences:
- the LOC112173248 gene encoding ankyrin repeat-containing protein BDA1 encodes the protein MEGMGNLLYEAALEGNLTTLTDLLNQDRLALDRFVVDSFSETPLHVAAMLGHLDFTKEILRRKPELAQELDSKRSSPLHLASAKGYLGIVRELLRVNPDMCHVCDRDGRNPIHLAAMKGRVGVLRDLIREAPSAARATVDEGGTVFHLCVKHNQLEAIKVLVEIMDDYDQFVNANDDYGMTILHLAVGDKQIETVRFLLMYGRAEVNAVNANGFTALDILTQSRRDVKDFDISECLRGAGALRTSPQRSTNSNHIMMNLLSHRTTEYTSANNTHNLSKPGQVERISKRRDALMVVASLIATMAFQSGLNPPGGLWQDDSPDHQAGQAIMAFKYPTQYSYYLSINTIGFIASLSIILLLITRFPFHHRFFMWLLTAIMNLAITSMAITYAESIFIFTPKSQESSVDIVIKYGIIAWSFVVTLLLLLQTLRLLEILIQKFDKLMPKRRVHTTFTDSLP